Genomic window (Salvelinus namaycush isolate Seneca chromosome 27, SaNama_1.0, whole genome shotgun sequence):
accagcacaaaaacatcctgtggcgtactgcatatGCATCGAATAGCCcacgcaatatgcaacttttcagggaagttaggaaccaatatacacaggcagttaggaaattaaaggctagctttttcaaacagaaatttgcatcctgtagcacaaactccaaaaagttctgggacactgtaaagtccatggagaataagagcacctcctcccagctgcccactgcactgaggctagcaaacactgtcaccaccgataaacacacgataattgagaatttcaacaagcatttttctatggctggccttgctttccacctggctacccctaccccggtcaacaactctgccccccccccccccccccccacaacaacttgcccaagcctctccAATTCCTCCTTCACCcgaatccagatagctgatgttctgaaagagctgcaaaacctggacccctacaGATCAGcttggctagacaatctggaccctctctttctaaaatgatccgccgcaattgttgcaacccctattactagcctgttcaacctctctttcgtatcgtctgagatccccaaagattggaaagctgccacagtcatccccctcctcaaagggggagacactctagacccaaactgttacagacctatatctatcctaccctgcctttctaaggtcttcgaaagccaagttaacaaagagatcactgaccatttcgaatcccaccgtaccttctccgctatgcaatctttccgagctggtcatgggtgcacctcagccacgctcaaggtcctaaacgatatcataaacgccatcgataaaagacaatactgtgcagccgtcttcatcaacctggccaaggctttcgactctgtcaatcaccgcattcttatcggcagactcaacagccttggcttctcaaatgactgcctcgcctggttcaccaactacttctcagacaaagttcagtgtgtcaaatcagagggcctgttgtccggacctctggcagtctctatgggagtgccacagggttcaattctcgggctgactcttttctctgtatacatcaatgatgtcgctcttgctgctggtgattctttgatccacctctacgcagacgacaccattctggcccttctttggacactgtgttaactaacctccagatgagcttcaatgccatacaactctccttccgtggcctccaactgcttttaaatgcaagtaaaactagatgcatgctcttcaaccgattgttgcCCACACCTGCACGCCCATCTAGCATCagtactctggacggttctgacttatattatgtggacaactacaaatacctaggtgtctggatagactgtaaactctccttccagactcacactaagcatctccaatcgaaaattaaatctagaattggcttcctatttcgcaacaaagcatccttcactcatgctgccaaacataccctcgtaaaactgactatcctaccgatccttgacttcggcgatgtcatttacgaaatagcctccaacactctactcagctaattggatgcagtctatcccaGTGCCATCtttttttgtcaccaaagccccatatactacccaccactgcaacctgtatgctctcgttggctggctctcgcttcatattcgttgccaaacccactgactccaggtcatctataagtctctgctaggtaaagccccgccttatctcagctcactggtcaccatagcagcacccacccatagcacgcgctccagcaggtatatttcactggtcaccctcaaagccaattcctctgttggccacctttccttccagttctctgctgccaatgattggatcgaattgcaaaaatcactgaacctggagactcatatctccctcactaaatttaagcatcagctgtcagagcagcttacagatcattgcacctgtacacagcccatctgtaaatagcccacccaactacctcatccccatattgttattatttgttttgctcctttgcaccccagtatctctacttgcacattcattttctgcacatctatcaccccagtttttaattgctaaattgtaattattttgccactatggcctatttattcccTTACCTCCCTAagtcatttgcacacactgtatatagacttttctattgtgttattgactatacgtttgtttattccatgtgtaactctgttgtttgtgtcacactgctttgctttgcaTTTTTTACAGCCttaatggataaaaaaaaaaaaaatcctcatcaatctacacacaataacccattaTGACATAGTGGAAACATGTTCTTTAGGATTTTTGGCacatgtattcaaaataaaaaacagaaataccttatttacataagtatgcatACTCTTTgttgtgagactcgaaattgagctcaggtgcattctgtttccattgatcatcctttagatgtttctacaacttgattggagtccaactgtggtaaattcaatagattggacatgatttggaaaggcacacacctgtctatataaagtcctacagttgacagtgcatgtcagagcaaaaaccaagccatgaggtcgaaggaattgtttgtagagctccaagacaggaatgtgtcgaggcacagatctggggaagggtactaaaaaatgtctgcagcattgaaggtctccaagaacacagttttctccatcattcttaaatggaagaagtttggaatctccaagactcttcctagagctggctgcttggccaaactgagcaatccggtgagaagggccttggtcagggaggtgaccaagcacctgatggtcactctgacagagctccagagttcctctgtgaagaagggagaaccttccagaaggacaaccatctctgcagaactctactaatcaggcctttatggtagagtggctagacagaagccactcctcagtaaaaagcacatggcagcccgcttggagtttgctaaaaggcacctaaaggactctcagactatgagaaacaagattctctggtctgatgaaaccaagattgaactctctggcctgagaggaaacctggcaccatccctacaatgaagcatggtggtggcagcatcatgctgtgaggatatttttcagcagcagggactttgctgagaagaatgggagaaaatccccaaatacaggtgtgccaagcttgtaatcgctgccaaaggtgattcaacaaagtacggagtaaagggtctgaatacttattgtaaatgtcatatttccgtatttatttattttttacatttgccaaaatgtatcatatcattatggggtattgtgtgtagattgatgaggatttcgGATATCTccgccacacccgttgctgacaggtgtataaaatcgagcacacagccatgcaaataGCAGTCATTCTCGTTCGCAATGATCAGTGCTTTAGTTTATTATGTTGCTGTCCAGTGGTTCTGAATTAGTTATGCACACGACTGactacatttttgttcagtatagtttttaCTAGATAACTAGCCTCTCCAGGTTGCCTCCAACCATTTTCCAATGCTCCAGCTTATGCCTAGAGTTGGGTTTAAGACAGCCACTTACAGCATTAAAAGCAATTTACAGCCTTGCCCAGTTGAAACTCATGAAGCCCATATATAACCCAGTTGGGACAAGGTACGGATGTTATAGGTTATATTCTGTCAccagtgtttttgtttttgttttgtttgtccaTGGTGCACGTCAATAGATATCGCTTTCCTACCCCCTCCTCCAGGTTTGGTGAATGGACCAACCAGAACCTCAAGACCGTCATGGGCAAGTCCCTTGACGGGTACCAGGAACGGTGGGAGAACAACCTGAAGGTAATTCTCTTTGCACACAAAGAGCAGCGTCCAGGCCTCCACCATGTACGGACGGGAGCCGCAGCTGTTGACTGAGATAAACAATGCAATTGTATATACAATtattgcatatactgtattctttGAAATTTGTGATTGACTTAGTGTTCTTGTTTGTCTATTGCTTTTGTTGTATAAATACTTTCAGATCACTGAAATCCCACCTGATGTGGTGGAAGTTGTGGCACCAGATCAGAATGCCTCCGAGGACCACCTTCAGGCACGGACTGAGAAGGATGTGGAGGTTTTTGACCAGGTAAAAATTACTGTCTGCTGTTAATTTATTTTCTGGACCTCCAAGAGATATGTAAGACATGTATTTGTAATATGAAATACGATTGCATTTATTCCTGTTATCAATCAAGGTGAGACTGAACATCGACAAGGCGCAGGAGAAACCGAAGGAGAGCTACCGGAGCAGAATCAAGAAGGGGACCAAGTGCTACAACATCCTTCCGAATGACTTGGTTTGGAAGAAGGACGAAAGTAGGCGAGACCAGGGAAACCTCTCTGCTCTTTCGCTCCTAGCTGGGGTCAACTTCTGTTAAGGTGAATACAAAACATCTCAGATAATAACTCTTTGCATTTGTACACAAAATAACCTGAAGCTAGTTTTAGTTTCTCTAACATATTTTTTTCCTTTGTCTTCCTAGGGTTACCTCGGTGGAAGCCAACAATCTTCTCCAGTTGGCGCAGTTGGATGGTCGACCACTGAAAGCCCTGACGCCCTACACTTATGTGAAGCCCAATAGACAAAGTATGTTAAGCTTTGGTTGACATTTGAGAAAGCAAGAAATggtagttcaaatcaaatcaaatgttatttgtcacatgcatctaatacaacaggtgtagaccttaccatgaaatgcttacttgcaagcccttaaccaacaatgcagttcaagaaatagagtatttactaaatatttactgaagtaaaaaatcaaataaaaagttacacaataaaataacaataacgaggctatgtacagggggtaccggtatcgagttaaccggtaccccctgtaccgGTTAGGGGGTACCGGTTAactcgatgtgcaggggtacaggttagttgaggtaatttgtacatgtaggtaggggtaaagtgacaacgcatagataataaacagtgagtagcagtagtgtaaaaatgtaaatagtctgggtgtaaatagtccgggtggccatttcattaattgttcagcagtcttatgtgcttctacacctgcattgcttgctgtttggggttttaggctgggtttctgtacagcacttcgagatattagctgatgtacgaagggctatataaaataaacttgatttgattcttatatcttgggggtagaagctgttaaggagccttttggagctagacttggtgctccggtaccacttaccatgcggtagcagagagaacagtctatgacttgggtgactggagattttgatatttttttttgccttcctctgacaatgcctagtatatacagttgaagtcggaagtttacatacacctaagccaaatacatttaaactcagtttttcacaattcctgacatttaatcctagtaaaaattccctgtcataggtcagttaggatcaccactttactttaagaatgtgaaatggcagaataatagtagagaatgatttatttcagtttttatttctttcatcaaattcccaatgggtcagaagtttacatacactcaattactattttgtagcattgccattaaattgtttaacttgggtcaaacgtttcaggtagccttccacaagcttcccacaataagttgggtgaattttggcctattcctcctgacagagctggtgttactgagtcaggtttgtaggcctccttgctcgcacacactttttcagttctgcccacaaattttctaagggattgaggtcagggctttgtgatggccactccaataccttgactttgttgtctttaagccattttgctacaactttggaagtatgcttggggtcattgtccatttagaagacccatttgtgaccaagctttaacttcctgactgatgttttgagatgttgcttcaatatatgcccataattttccatcctcatgatgccatctattttgtgaagtgcaccagtccctcctgcagcaaagcacccacacaacatgatgctgccacccccgtgctttacgattgggatgctgttcttcagcttgcaagcctccccctttttcctccaaacataacgatggtcattatggccaaacagttctatttttgtttcatcagaccagaggacatttctccaaaaagtacgatctttgtcaccatgtgcagttgcaaactagtctgttttttttatggcggttttggagcagtggtcccatggtgtttatacttgcgtactattgtttgtacagatgaacgtggtaccttcaggcgtttggaaattgctcccaaggatgaaccagacttgtggtctacaattttttttctgaggtcttggctggtgtcttttgattttcccatgatgtcaagcaaagaggcactgagtttgaaggtaggccttgaaatacatccacaggtacacctccaattgactcaaattatgtcaattagcctatcagaagcgtctaaagccatgacattattttctggaaatttccaagctgtttaaaggcacagtcaacttagtgtatggaaACTAGGACTACTGAAAAtatattatttcagtgtagataagGGAAGGATGAGTTAAGATAAAAATATGACAGCCAGACAAGCCAGTGTATGAATATGAATGCAGTGGAAATTAGCTGATTTTGTGATATGTTAGGTAAGTAACTTTAATGTGTCAAGCAGATTACACGTTTTCTTTGCTATTTCCGAAACGTAGCAACGTTTAAGACATGGATTTCATGTTCTAATGTTAACAAGACACCCAAAAGTAGTTCGAAGTAATGTTTTCATTTCATTAGCTAAACAAAACTTGTTTAATAAACAGCAAAATTGTTGCGGAACTCAGCCCTGTTTGCATAGCGATGATGAAAATAACGTAATTTGGACTGTAATGATCTCCAAAATTCTAATCATTAGGTCATCACACCCATGATATAGCAACGTATGCTAATAGTTTATCTAATCCCATTGTGACGCCGTGGGAGACACTTTTTGGCATGACAGGCCTAcgtggacatgttggctgggagGGAAGGTTAAacattaaactttttttttttcaatcacTTTGATGCATTTCACAAGtttgtggtacattttcacaactctaagCATACCATTCTGAACAGATCATCAAAATGGCTCATGTTTCAAAACTCTAATCACATTTTCAATTGTCTGGGTAAAACAAAGTCCCTTATTCACTTCACTGAATCACTTTGAATACATATTCCATCTGGTATCTGCTTTTCACAGTACAATCAAtattcacattacttttgatATGATTTCCTTGACATTTGTTAAAACATAACTAGCACTTAATGAAACTGCTCAAAACTGATAACTATGTCTACTGAACAAACATTTTACAGTGCTTATACTCCATGGGTACCTTTGGACAGGGCCAATGTTTACCAACCCCCTTGTCTCAGTATTTATGCTACAATAGCTTGTATGTGCCAAGTTGTTAGGGTCAGCCTGACATATCTGGTATACTGTGATCTTTGGCATACTGCCACCAACTCCTCTTTCGTTTTGTTTGTCCTGTCAGACCAGAGCCCTTGGACAGTGCCTCAGTACAACCTGTTGATTCCAATCCTGGCTGTTCCTgaccacctggtcgtgctgctgatccCATTTATGCTGTGGAGCCCTGACCTGACTTCACCTGTCATGGTACCCTGTCCCAGACCTCTGTTGATCATGATAGGAGGGCTAATGGAATTTTACAGTAATTCAATGTAAATGTTTCAAGGACCAATTTACATGTATTAAGTATGTATTTATTGTGGTGGGGACAGTACCATTAGTGCCACTttaaggatatatatatatatatatatataaaaaataataataataataattcacaaCCACATCATAATCTGTGAGAAGAATTACAAatgaaaaaacatttatttccGGGGTACAAGAATTCATAAATACTGAGCAGCTGATTTGTACAATAACAGACATGGCAAAAAAGATCTTGGGCCCCATTTTGACAGCTCTAAAATGCAGACAGTCAACAGCATTACTTATAATTGCAGGTcacaattgatttaaaaaaaataaaaaaacatttttacagtGTCCAGAGTACTATCATCATTTGTACAGAGTAGGTGTGCATACACTTGATACAATCTGCAGTATTCAAAACAAGATGAATCAAGTGCCATAACAGGTATTTGATCATAGTCATTTTGGTCAAATCCCTGCACATTTGCGCTTTCAAAAATGTCCCCCTTACATTTTACAGTTACTATATCGCTTAAAATAGATATGAGCATCATGTTAGTCAACGCACAGCGGGTAAGGTTTAGAATAATTAAAGTGTTGCCACAACCACAGCTTTTCTTTTTCTCCCCAGACATACACCCTGACAACATTATCAAGTTAGTCCTAATACAAAAGTTTGAATTATTACAGAAATACAGATGGAGAAAAGGATGAAAGGGTTCCAAGCAGATCCATAGGAAATGTGAAAGGCTTTACAGTGAGGACAGTGGGTTGGAGCGCTCGACTCTGGCTCCACTGCAATGTATACGATACACATGTGGAAAATAGTCTTTTCATCCATCCAACTGAAGTGTTCATCCATTTCCAGCCACTCTCTTATCTTCTTCCCGATGAGTGTTCTCCCGCGCACTCTGTCTGAGATCAGGCTGCGGGCAGAGGACGACGGAAAAGCAAGATGTGGGGCTCTggagaaaaagaaaaaaataataaaaacaggAAACATTTGAGAATGAAGTTCAGGAACTGAATGAAAAACATTTCAGGCGGTATCCCAAatatctctccttccttccaaagtgtgcacttgtttacTGCCCTTCACTAATTTGAAAGAAAATGGCTGGTATAAGAAACATGGTGGAAACTCCCTCTAGCCCATGCCTACACCACTCCAATGCATTCAGATGTGGGAAGTAGTGAACgaaaggagatattattgggACTCATCCTTAGAGTCAGAGTTTGGAAAGCTGATAATTCCTTCATGTATTCTAGTAGTCTCGTGAGGCCACCCTTGATCCTTCCAAATCTCATCTCGTTGACTCAAATATTGAAAGTCTGGAGAACTTCAGTATTGGATTTTGAATGGGAGCGCTGGCTGTTAGCGCTTGCATATGTTTGGTCAGTGCCGcttaaccatttggttacctgttcagtagtcttatggcttgggggtaaaaacagCTTACGTATCggtaataagcttacgtatcggcctcacggcatTCGTcagagtttttttttatttttattagcacccttatgtagacctagccccacccacatccgttccatgCATCGAAAGGGGTTGAGGCGAAGGAAAAAcaaagtgctaccaaatataacaatatacaTTTCATAAATATTCGAATAATGTGTGTAAATAAgacgtattaaacacgtctgtaaaaccacaatgaagACATAGACCTACCAAGCAAGTTTTCATTAATCATCGGGTACAGCGTACAAAAAAACGAGTAATCTTAAATAGGAgcataattcatgttcaaattcacaacataacatataggcatttcatcattaagacctttaggaaataatgtctggagggtgaaaatccaaaaacattctcttttactcagacTATTATTgtcacctcccctgtctgatatcttaacttcctctatgccacaaaatctaaaaaaggtagaaatgtcatttaggtcattaaaatgtactgcgactggataatccctgtcatTTCTCCTGATTGAACTTCTATGTTCACAGATTCTCTGGTTTGAGAGAACAAGAGGTTTAACCTACAtagcacagcccacatggacatttaataatgtaaataacatgggtggtggaacacgtaataatgtcatttatttggaaccattttcctgtatgtgggtggcagaaatattcactTCATCATattgcactgtgcgcatcctctgcatttatagctaccatttggaagagggcgtaaaagagcctggctgattttcttttctggctggcagttggcagcgtaaattgcgacctctcctatacacaataagtggtggatttttaaattcagccggcaaagctgggtccgatgataaaatatgccagtgtttcttgaccaCACCTCCCACTTTTCGCGAGTTCAAAGTATATGTGGTTGTGAACATTACGGAGTGTTCTTCAGCGGTTTTTTTTGTAGCAGTTAATCTCGTGTTTTCCCCCAATGCCAAATTAAGAGCTTCATCCTCACATTGTGGCGAATAGCCTCTTCTTAGAAACCTAGTGCGCATCTCCGCTGCTTTTTCTAGATAATCCTCTGTGGAGTGGCATATATACGACGCAGTCTGAAAAACTGGCTTCTTGGAAGTCCTCTTTTTAATGGCTCAGGATGGAAGCTGTccccctgtaatagagtatttcTGTCCGTTTCTTTTCTATACAGAGTTGTAAACCTATTCAGCCAGCTCTAGAATAAAGTTTGTTGGTGGATATTCATTAGTGTCTCCGTCTCCCAAATAGTGAGCTAGGGCTCCCAGCCCCCCCACATGGGGAATGCTGGTATATACTCTCGACATCTAATGTGACCAAAATACAGTCTTCTGTTAAACCCGTTATTAGTGAGATCTTGTTTATGAAGTCTATAGTCTTTCACACATGATGGCAATGCTTGCATATGAGTTTTAATAAGAGTCTACAAAGATCGACAACGGCTGTAGCATTGAGCCTATTCCTGCAACCACTGGTCTGCCTGGATAATTGCCTTGTGTTTTTGGTTTGTGTAATTTCGGTAAAATGTACAGGCATGGACGTATGGCACATTTGCAGCAAAGATATTCATATTCAGGTTTTGAGAGGGTTGTTTAATAGGGCTTGCTCCAGATTCGAGCATATTTCCCTTTGGAACACCTGTATGGGATCAACACTCAGTTTTCTATAGAAACGTTCATTGCTGAGTTGTCTCGGAATTTCTTCTTTATATTTTTCATAGTCTAAAACAACCATAGCACCCCCCTTGTCTGCAGGTTTTATAACCAAAGATGAATCTTTCATTAATTCATTAAGTACCTGTTCTTCTGTTCTAGTGAGATTCTTCTGAATGTGGTTTGTTTGTCTCCTATATACTGACATGGCTTCTTGTTCGACTAACCTACAATAGGTATTAATCGAAGAGTTGTTAACCATAGGACAGAATTTGCTTTTGGGCTTAAAATGGGTACCAGTTCTTTGATCTGTTTCTAGGCCCGAAACAGTGTTTTGAGAAAACGCATACTTAAGTTTAATCTTGCGAAAGAATATTAACAGATCTACTTTCACATCGAATGGTACATGTAGGTACAAAAGAGAGGCCCTTAGATAAGACTGGGACTTGCGCGTCAGTAAGGTCTTTTTTTGGAGAGGTTAATTACCGCGTCCTGCTGTAGCTCCGTGTCCACGGCCTGTGTTCCTGGTCCCCTCGTCGACCTCTTACCTCCAACATCGTTCCTTTTCTTTCGTGGAGCCTTGTGTTGCTTCCGGGCTAAAAAAAAAACGACTGTGTGCGATGATAGCGAGAGTCGCTGTCTGTAGGGAATTGGGTACGATGTACCCAATGATTAATGAAAACTTGCTTGGTAGGTCtgtgtcctcattgtggttttacagacatgtttaatacgtcttatttacacactttattttaatatttatgaaatgtatattgttatatttggtggCGCTTATTTGTTTTTTCTTCGCCTCAACCCCGTTCGatgcgtggaacggatgtgggtggggctaggtctatATAAGGGTGCAAAAAAAATAgaaactcacaaaagctctgacgaaggccgatacgtaagcttatttaagatcagtgatactatcaagagcagtgtgaaGTGTCTTATTGAACAAATGCAGGTAGTTCCCTCTCTGTTTCAGCCCGTTTATTTCCAAGTCAATACACCCCATATCACATGATGGTTTATACAGTACCCAGAAAATTCTACATGAGTTTCAAACATCTAAGGAGTAGCACATCCTAATCACCAATGACCCAAACCCAAGACATGGGTACAAAAAGTAATCCCCAAGTCAGAGAGCTCCACaaagtacagtaggctacaattcAGTGTTTGTATAACTCAATGTTATGCCGCTGGATTCACCACATCACACTGCCTACTGTACTGATATGAACCCCCATGGTGCGACATAGGCACAACTGTAATCCCCCAGTACAGTTCAGTGTTGTATTCCTCCATAATAGCCTTTATGCTGCTGTATTCACCAGCACTTCACTCTTTCTACTGTACTGAGCGTTAATACTAACATTCGACAGTGTACCTGGTTGATGGATCATGTAGTGTATCCAGCCTTGACTCTGCTGGACGCCCAGGTTCCTCCACTCAGTCTCTGACATCAGATGGGTCTTGGGCACACGCTTGGCAATGTCCTTGGGCAGCATCACATGCCTACAGAGAGTGGAGAAATTGAATGGTACTTTACTGAGTCGTGCAGTGTCAACATCACAGGGCTAGGAAGGAAGACCGCTGCCAGGCAAGACATACATGTCGATATTAGCTAGCTAAAAACTGTTTTAGAAAAACGTACAGCCTTAACTTACCTATACTCGAATTTCTCATCGTCATATTTGTCAGAGTAATATATCTGCTTCTGAGACATGATGCCAACCTGAAAAAAAGAGTGCATTTGAAAGTTTAGGTACTCAGGGATTTTACAGCAGGAGCATTACAAGGAATCCTGTCGACTGAATGTTCTATCCTGTGATTTGGACTGACTGAAGGAGTATTATGTTTATATTTAATTTACTACCCGAATAGTACGTAGCGGCAATTCACCTCATCGTTTGAAGTCTACCAATAAACCTCAAAGTAGTAA
Coding sequences:
- the cks1b gene encoding cyclin-dependent kinases regulatory subunit 1 isoform X1, with the protein product MSQKQIYYSDKYDDEKFEYRHVMLPKDIAKRVPKTHLMSETEWRNLGVQQSQGWIHYMIHQPGTLSNSPTSCFSVVLCPQPDLRQSARENTHREEDKRVAGNG
- the cks1b gene encoding cyclin-dependent kinases regulatory subunit 1 isoform X2 yields the protein MSQKQIYYSDKYDDEKFEYRHVMLPKDIAKRVPKTHLMSETEWRNLGVQQSQGWIHYMIHQPEPHILLFRRPLPAA